tcaatttttaattcaaTACTCAATTTTGCTccaaattgaaaatggaattgATACACTGTACACGGATTGTTTCTGTCATTCTGATTTTGCCTATTGTTAATCAGTTCTCTCTATATCCATTGCTTTAGCTTTTTATctaattgtgtgtttgtgtgtccgcTTTTTGTGTAAATAATCAGTTTGTTCGTGTGTGCTCTCACTTGTATGTGGACATGCGGCATGTACAACTTGCATTGCATCGTCTGTTTGTAAGATCATTGTTTGTTGCTATTACGTATTTTCTATCTCTTCACATTATGTGAGACATCCATTTTGTTTATAGGCATTATCGATTGCTTCGGAAAGAATTGTAAGTGGTGTAAGTGAAGAGCACAAGGTGGATGAAGAGGTTTTTAGGCACTCGTACATTCCTCGTACCCTAAATGAGGTGGTCGATATTGAACGAGATCTTCATGAGGCTCAGGAAGGAAGAAGAGCTGAggtaatataatttatttgttttgagacaaattgaaatgtttgttGGTAGAATCAAGATAGTTTATATTTATGTCATTATGTGGGTATATTTTTGTGGATAATTTAGTAAATAATGTATGCATTGAATATTGTATATTTAGGTGGGTAGTTCTAATTGGTGCTTTTGAAATCAATGAGTGTCATAGGGTTACAACATTGAGCACtgtcgacacacacacacacacacacacacacacacacacacacacacacacacacacacacacacacacacacacactgccatCACGACTACCAACATCACCACCACATCCATTGCTACTTTACCACACCACCTTTACATTGTGAGGTAGAGAATGCTAGTGCTAGTAATGGactttttttttattttacagATTTTCTACCAGACATTAACTGGACTGAAGCCTGATCTATCAGGTGCCCAACAGGTTAGCCTTAAGTTAaccagttgtgtgtgtgtgtgtgtgtgtgtgtgtgtgtgtgtgtgtgtgtgtgtgtgtgtgtgtgtgtttggtgtgtgtgtgtttggtgtgtgtgtgtgtgtgtgtgtgtgtgtgttggtgtgtgtgtgtgtgtgtgtgtgtgtgtgtgtgtgtgtgtgtgtgtgtttggtgtgtgtgtgtttggtgtgtgtgtgtttggtgtgtgtgtatttggtgtgtgtgtatttggtgtgtgtgtgtgtgtgtgtgtgtgtgtgtgtgtgtttggtgtttggtgtgtgtgtgtgtgtgtgtgtgtgtgtgtgtgtgtgtgtgtgtgtgtgtgtgtgtgtgtgtgtgtgtgtgtgtgtgtgtgtgcatacatgtgtgcatacaGTGCACTGTAGGTGTCACCTGCGGCCATATATACGCCTGTCTCTAGAACAAGTAGCTGCGAAACACGGTCACAGCCCCAGTTACGTTACTTCGTTGCTTGAGCATGTATTTGAAGTGACCGGTTTTGCGCTACCACCAGACTTGCCATACCTACATGTACTGCACTGCAGTACGTACTAGATCAATATCTCCATATCTGTTGCTATTTggatttttcaatttttttatatgATCTTGGCTAGATTACTTTCGCGGcaggaagggtctggctactcgAGGCTAGTCCGGCTGTACTAcacgtacactgtactgtacacttgtAACTATAGTCAGGCTGTACAGTCTACATTAGCTCCCCTGTTTTTACATTGTCTCACGCATTTGGTAGATTGATAGGTGTGAAAACGGCAGGGATATCTAGTTGCCTATAGAATACAATTCTGTAGATTAGTCTCGAGTACTGTACCTCATCTCCGTAGCTAAAGTTCCTGGGATGCCAATGCGCACGCTACCAGTTCTGTACCGCCTGCTAGATGGacagaaacagagacagaaaaatgtttctcctcctcctcctcctccttctttatcgtcgtcgtcgtcgtcggcAAGTTAGGATAGAGGACGAAGGAAGCTCGACAACATCGAGTGAGGATGAGACCGAATCACTGATCTCTCAACGCGAAGGCGGGGACGAAAGGAGAATTTCACAATCTTCTCCAAGAGGTGACGTTGGATGATGTAGAAAGCCCTTTTCGCTATTTGAGGGTGTCTAGACAGACTTTTGACCATATAATCCCTTTCGTAGACAGACCAACGCACTACAGTTCTAGTGGACCAGAAATGTTCACAGCTGAATCGGTAACGCTTAGCAAAGGCGTTTCAGTGCACAAATAAATGGAAGATGAGACTAACACATACTTTAATGCATGAAGTTTAACTAGAAATGGCACCATTTACTAAGTAAAGTTTGTAGAATgattactatatatatagtaaCTACTGTATTTATCACTCACTTCCTAGACTAATCTTTAACATTAATACTAACTATTGAAATCaaccattaatattaatttgttcattaacataattatttaattataattaatctTTCTGATCTATATGCAGGTCCCAGCTCTGTTAGATGAGTTACCACCCGAAGCTACTGAGACAATGTGCGATGACATATCAGTTGAAGGTGACAGAGAATCGAGTTCAGAAGACAACGAAGATGACAACACCCAGGCTAGCAGCGTCATTCTGAAACAACTAGAGGAAGAGCAGCAAGTGAATAAGAAAGTAAGATCATCTAAATGATCTAATGATTGCCTAATAATGTAGTGGTTTCTTGATACTAAGATTGCTGGCATGTTTAGGAGCATAAGAAGCTTGTGAAAGAAGCCAATAGAGAGAGGAGGAAGCACAAAATGCCTAAGAATGTCAAGAAGCAGAAAGAGAAGGAAAGCAAACAGACTCACTCAAAGAGCAGCCGTAGACCCTGATATGCGTATTTGGAATCTGTCAAGTTAGATTTTGTTAAAATGAGAAATATATCTAAATGGACATCATATCCTAGGGTTAGTACACATACATGATGTAAACCACTATCCAACCCACTAATGTAAACTAATACCCTTGTATTGCTTGAtgacatgcgcacacacacacacacacacacacacacacacacacacacacacacacacacacacatgacagacagacagacagtcagacaagcaggcagacagacaaaagtgacagacagacatataacagacagacatattattgttacagatcctctacttgtacacatcctaaacttctatgatgaaccagtccttcacagtgAAATACtgtaaaacattagtggacttggatgtcaaaatcaaatactAAACCATCTAGAGCAAACGTTGATACAAGAAAATGAGTTGATGAAGACTAGGAGACAAATGACAATCTAACTGTGAGACGAAGGCGGACGCCGAGCTCAGAGAGCAGAAAAAAGGTGCGCACACAACCCTGACTGATAGCAGACGCCAACTGAAGCCACAAGATGATGGGACAAAGAAATGATGACAGGAGACTATCCAGCTGTGAGAAGAAGGCATACGCTAAGCTCAGAAAGCGGGAAAAGATGCGTGCACAACCTTGACCGACAGCAGACAGTGACATAATCCACAAGAAGAAAAGTGAAGACAGAGCACCGACAAAGGAGATGACATTGAAGACACGTGGACACGAATGACAAAGAAAGGGGTCCGACGGGCTACAATGTTCCTTGGGACGGTAGCAGCCGAAGCCGCACATGTCGACATATGACATAcaggtagatggacagacagagacagacaaatagacagacaagcaggcagacagacagacatatgacagacagacagacaagtgacagacaaagacataGGACAggtagatggacaaacagactgacagaccaacaacagacaagtagatggatagacacacaagcagacagacatatgaaagacagacagaccaacagatggagaggcagacagaaacagacagacatatgacagacaggtagatggacagacacacagacagacaagtgacagacagagacatatgtcaggtagatggacaaacagacagacggaccaacaacagacaggtagatggacagacagacagactgactaatagacagatataccaacagacaaagacagacagaccaacagatgaatagacagacagaccaacagatggagagacagacagacatgacagacaggtagatggacaaacagacagacagacatatgacatacagatagatggacagacagagagaccaaCAGACGGAGAGgcagacagaacagacagacatatgatggacagacagacagacatatgatggacagacagacagacataaagacagacacagtggaagacaggtagatggacagacagacagacagacagacaggcacacacacacacacacacacacacacacacacacacacagacagaccaacagacagacagactagggGAGCCTTTTTAATTCtgtagttgtagttgtgacactgaGCTgctactttagtttcacctgtattagctttgatgtataaaaatatatgaagaaCAGACACTAAGGTAGATGGACATTACATTACAGGTAAACCTTTCAAGGCGCCTCTGTGTTTTCTTACACCTTGAAGAGGTTGTTGTCTTAAGAATGCTGGCAAGAAACCGGATCATCCATAGTTGAAGCAACGATTTTACTCAAGCAGATTGACTGAGACATTATGTAGAGAAGTTTTGCACACGAAAGATTTCAGTGAAAGCCCGGTTATGCAGACCATACACTCACTTTCACGAAACCGCGTTCCtgctgatggacagacagacaggcagacagacacatggacaacGTATCAACCCACTCACAGGCACATATTGAAGGAACAATCAGTACAAAGATTGCAAAAAATTTGCCGCATAAGGCAACATCGGTGTTCTAGCTACATTTTCAACAGCCTTGAGTTCCTCAAACCATGTAGTGTATGTACATTCATCGATGTTCATCAACACATCGTCTTCCCACCTTATTTTGCTCTTGCCACCTTTCCACTACTTTTAAGTCAATTTTGTAACCTATTTCATATTTTTTTCATATTTTAtcatattttcataaattattttgtaattGTTTAGAACTGTGACAGAGGCTGTTGTGTATGCATACTTAATAGTTGAAGAAAGGTATGCATGATCGTTAGCAAGATATCTACAACATCATGCTTATTACATTACTCATCATGTACTACACTTTAGTATGATCACCTACCTCATATTATTTCTTACATAGTCTAATATCACATGTTTCGAACGTTAACTCTGGAAACAAACCTTTTACTCTGTCAACATGGAGTTtacattgttgttgtagtccCTTCAGTTTTGCCTCTAGTCTGGCCACTTCAGCAGTGACCTCTTCAGTTTTACATTTCACAGAACACgtttcagtctccgttgtacCTATAACTCGCTTGGTAGGGAAAGATCCCACCCACCGGAGATGCCAAGTCCAAACAGGCGATCGCCTATTGGGTAGAATGATATCAGAGGAATTAGTCAGGATACACTGACTTCGTTTTGTTGTATCATTATGTGGTGTACAACCCGATGTCATTTCTACATGCTCAACATCCACGATGCTTTCCATCCACTGCCAGAAAAGCTGGCTCTGTTGAGTCCACGCAACAAGTTTCTCTAAACGTTCAATCAACTTTTCCAATAAATGCGAACACTTTCTCAGCAAGTCCGGATGTCTTACCAAGTAGACATCGTTCAGAGACCAGTGCTTTGGTTGTCCACTAGAAATCGATCCTGTTCTTTCAGTCGCCTTGTGGGTCTTGCTCGACAGCTTTGCAATGCCTTTTTCAGTTGAGTATACCGCTTTAGCGATCGCAGCGATTTTGTTCCTTGATGTGAGTGCTTGCTGAACTAAATACTGATCGGTTTCATTATAACTTGGTTTATCAACTGTATTACTACTTTCTCTTGCAATTGATAGATTTTGTTCCTCCATCCATTTCCACCAGTCACGAGGACACTTGATAGTTCGTTCTATACGACACACACTAGACGAACTCGGTAAGCTCGTCGTTAAACAGACAAAGCAACGACGAATATAGAACGAGTAGATGTCAAATATCCTCATATGCCACAAAAGCCAGACAAACGCCAATAGTAACTCGCGACTTCCGACTTCCACAACCTCAGACTGATCACGTGACACGTTGTCACTGAAAGCGTTTGCTAACCATTTGTAAAACTTGTCTCTCCCATATGCCGATTTAAGCATCACTCTTGATATAAATGCTGCTCTACTGTCTCCAGTAAAAAATTCTGTCGATTGCATATCCACGAGAACTCGTAGACTCGTGAAGAGTGGCTCCACTGACGTTACCTTGTTGAACTTGGCACATCGTAGAGTTTCCGGGTGAAGGTCACCGATTCCCATGAAGCGCAGCAGTTCGCAAAAAGCCGAGACGACTCTCTTCAGGTCTGTCATATTGAGTCACGCCTACAGTTACCCGGATTAGGTCGGTGCTTGAAAGACGATGTTGATTGGTTGCTGTTTATGAAAGTACGCGAGGAGGTAAGTATGCTGAATCATTCAGAATGGACGTGATCAATTCATGAGTGAGAATTCATGCATTGGTAGTTACAAAATGGCCTTGaataatttattactatttaACGTTTGTCACATTGTTATAttacattgttaattaatactttaatatttgttgtatttttaATTGTCTGCTCTCTAGAAAATAAGAAGTTGGGTTATCCGGGATAAGAGATAAATACTGGGGACGGAACGGAAGGTAGTCGTGTTTACCAAATTCATCAAACTTGACATGGGCTTGGAGTGAATTTTAGACATTGATCTACGTGCAGTCAGCTGGACAgctaaattatatataatgtCTTTGATAATCATGATAATTTATTTTCTTACCAACAaagtaattttaattaagttaaacacGACGTCATTGTACaatggttgttgttgttgttgctgttgttgttgttgttgttgttgtgtgtgtgtgtgtgtgtgtgtgtgtgtgtgcgcgcgcgcgcgcgcgtacgTGCACACTTGCAGTGTTTCTTACTCTTTGTAGTTGTCTACTTCTGCCAGTTTGATGAGAATCATGTTGTGAGTGGTAGTGCTGAAGGACACAACAATGGCAATACAATTATAAACACGTGCTCACTAGCCGTCAAACAGAGATCCCAATAAATCAAGTTTTATATTACAGAGAAttgcaataataataattgatatccAAACATTTAATCTAAatattagttatatataatGTGCTTGATGATCACGAATGTCTATTTTCTTACTAACAAaataattgccgagcgtagttgTAATTTTAATCTGGTATTTGGAACTTTGGATTGTCAGCTGCAAGATATTTGTAATGTACGTGGCAGATAGGCATAAAGGTGACAGTGCTCTGCTTGAGGTGTACAACTAACTTCATTTAGGTGGTTGATTATAGAGAACAAGAAATCATTTTCAACTGCATTAACTACGCCTTCAACAACAACTTTCAAAGGataactgtttgtcttttgttcaGAAATTGGTTGCAGTAGCCATGAGTAGGTGATTGAAGACTTGCCAAATAGTTGCTATCGTAACACTTTGATGTGAAAAATTTACACAACTGAATTTGATTGCCATTCCATTGCCCTGGGAAGGATGTCTGTTGGTATTCAGCTGGTTGTTTTCCTTGTGTGTGGACTTTCAATTGCCAGCGATGTTCTTCACCAATGTCCAGAACCTCCACACATTTTTGACCTAAATGTAACTGTGGCATCTGAATTGCGTTGCAATGGGTTGCCTTTTGTTCAGGATGGATGTGATGTAGAGCTCGTGGTGACATATATTCCTAACATTGTGTGTTTCTCTGAGCTACAGTTGACTGTCAAGGTTAGTGGCGTTTGGTTCGATGTAACTAATGTTGTACTGGATAACAGCACAACCGAATCGTTCCTGCAGTCATTGATGCATAATTCAACTTTTTGGAAAGGATCAGAGCTTGTCGTTGAGATGGTGTTTGGCAACCACTCTACTCCAAATTGTTTGACTCCAaaaatttctttgtctttgACGTTGCACCAGAGAAAGGCAGAAAAGCATACAGGGTTTCTTGAATGTGATACTCGTATTCAGGTTTTACAATCTGATATCAAGGGTTTGCCAGTGTTCAAGGGCACAAAACTTGTAAGCACCCTAGTTGAGAAAATATGTGACAAGGAAAATGGTTTCGAGTGTGAAAGTGCTTGTCTGAAATCACCATTCAAGTGTTACTTGCCTAGAAGAGGACAGGCTGGTGGCTTGATAGTCTTCAAACGTGTATTACGTAATGCTGCGGTTGACTTAGCAGACATGGTAATTACTATTGAGAATCAAGATGGGCAACCCATAGCCTACACCGTGGAAGCAAAATCTGATGGTTGGCTGGTGAATATGACTCCTTCTGATGGTACTACTGATATTTACATGAGTGTTCAGTATTTTGGGCAATTTGGCGGAGCTAAACATATTGTCATTCGTAAAGACAGCTACTTGAGTTTTCCTGGCAATCTTGTTAAATTCTTTTTTGGAGCGGTTTCTGTGTTTTCTAGGCAACAAACTGGGGGACTATCATGTGACAACCTAGAGAAACTTGTGACATTTCAGGATCCCAGGCTGACATCTTCTGGACTGTGGATTGCTCCTGAGAGAATTGATACTGACAGCATTATAGAAAATCAgttcagctgtggtgtgagaGATTTGTTGGCACTGGACTTGGTGACCTTTACAGCTGTAGTGATGAATCTGGAGAACCACACTATATATGACATCAAGCTTGACGTGACGTTCGACagcaatgtgtttgttgtaccCAATATGGATTTTGTCAATGTCTCTTATGGCAGTGCTATTGCATCCATTGGCTACAGTTTTACTTTATCACTTGGTCAAGTACTAGTGACTGTTGACCACCTGGCTGGCTTACAAAGTGGGAGTGACAGTCTGAACATTCTGTTGGTGGGTGTCACACTTCAAGTCGTTGACTTTGCATCAATCGCATGTGTGAGCAGGGTCACAGCCACGCTCAAGTCATTTTTTTCTTATGTGGACTTAGTCAAATATGAAGCAGATTTGTCATCAGACAAATATCTCATTGAAGTGAATGCTTCTTTGGCTGATCTCTTGATTGAAATTGATGCAGGAGGTATTCAAGTAAATGCATCCAGGCAGTTTGGGCAGTCTATTAGGCCTATTCCGTTGCATGTTTTGTCATCTAGTTTTGTGAGCTTCAGCATGTTACTCAGTATTCCTGCTTTGTTAGTTGGGCCTGTGACAGTACAAATGCCGTATGGCATAACCAATGTCACAACCATGAATGACACGGCTAGTAGAGTCAATGCAACAACTGTAGCTGCTTCTGTAGAGTTGAACAGTGTTCTAAATTCTTCACTCATTGGTGTTTTGGGATCTCCTGAAGGTGTATATAACTTTGGACCTATTTTTGTCAGTGACGGACGTTCTTCTGGAAAGGTGACTTTGTTGGTGACACTGTTGGTGTGTGGAACAGGTGCACAGAAGTTTTATGGTAATTCATCTAACGTGGTGGCTCGTGTTCAGTATGGCATATCTGCTCAGTACGTCGTGGATGTGATGATTCCAGTTGTCTCAGAACCACGTCTTGATTTGATTGCAGATGTTTCACCAAAGCCTCCAACGTTGCTGCAAGGTGGTGATATCATAAATGTGACAATTTGGATTACATCAACATCTAATGATCACAGTACTGCACTCGACAGCTCTTTGTGGATAGGTCTTTACCAAGAAGTTCAAATAGCAAGAGTTAGCTGCTTTTCAGTGGGTGTGGATGTTTGTAGACATGTTCGGAACATATCAGAGCTTAACAACAAACTCATCTTACACAGTCGTGGTGTCACTCTCTTCAAGGATGTTAGCATAACTTGGAGTTCATTAGTGGAATTGAACGTGTCCCTCATTGTGCTCACGAGCAGTCGACCAGGAACAGGCTTGTCTATCACAGCTGTTGTGACTTACAAAGCTGCTTCTATGTTATGTGCAGAATATAGTGCAAAATCATTCTCTGAGATGGTTGTCCATGATGGCTTTGCAATTACAACTCCTGCTCTTGTAAATGCTACCATCTCAAATTCTAAGAATCAATTGACACCCAAATGGCACCTGACATTTCTTGAATACTTTGCTGTAGATTTTGTGGTTTATATTCCTCGTGTTAGAACAGATCTACAAATTGTCATCAGCTTTCCTGTCCTAGAGAGCAAAGTAGATCACCTCGAAATGACAGTACACAACATAAGTCTAGTTCATTTGGGACACAGTGTTCGAGCTGATGAAATACTTTGGCATTCCTGCGATGCCCAAGGATTGAATAAGGCGCATGATGCAATTTTAGATGACTACTGTTTTCTTGTATCACCGAACGTAACTTTACTAAAATCAATCAGGTCGGGGCTGAGGTATAGTGTCACTAATGTGGTTGAAATCAATTTGAAAAACATTTATCAGGATTCGTGTAGTCTTCATTTCACACCCTTTGACTGTGGATTGATAACTATAAGGGTTCTTGGCCAGGTTGTTGGGAGTGCATCCGAGCACGTGATGCAGGGGCTGCATGGCAACTTGACAGTGGAGATGAATTATGTGTCATCAAAGTTTGGCCCTCAGGTTTACGAAGACTACAACGTTTCAACAGTAGCTGGTACATTTCAAGTGTATGTGTTAGAACCTGATCTTGACATCACCTTCAATAGCTATTATTCTTCCATCGCTGGAGAAACAATTTGTTATCATCTTTGCATAtcacaacaaaacaagaagGAAATGCAGCATGAAATAATACCTGCATTTGATGTCAGTATCGTAGTACCTATTGCACCGTTTGTTGTACTGCTCGATTCACCTGCTGTCTTGGCCAATTCCAGTGCAGCAGAGATGGAACTGTTGGTGGGCAATTCATCGATAACTGCAGCTGTTGCCATCCTTGATCGAGATGATTGGTTCATGTTGGAATATTGTATTGCTATACTTGCGGACATCACTCAAGAACTTTCGTTCTCAGACGCTGTAATGGTTACTTATTACAGTCAACCGGGAAAGAGAAATGGTCGACGTTATGAAGAATTTGAGATTTCAGTTTTGCACGTTTCACCCGTCACTTCCGGCTTCCACAAGTGCAATATACCTGGAAAAACGGTAAGTGCAGTACTACTAGCCTCATCTGAGTAGATACTAATAGGAATTGTGTTGTGGATTAAAGATATATGTAATTTTAATAACTAATAATGACCTATACTAGCCATACAGGCTTTTACtaaacaaaattaaatatCATGTACTATCACACATACACCGACAAACActgacaccacacacacacacacacacacacacacacacacacacacacacacacacacacacgcacgcaagcacgcacacagacacagacacagacacacacacagacacagacacagacacacacacacacacacacacacacacacacacacacacacacacacacacacacacacacacacacacacacacacacacacacacactcttaCTAGGGAATGATCAGTCGGAACGACTAATCTCAATCATGGCtttgtctatgtctgtatAAACCAAtccgagcacacacacaccacacagattGTACGAAACGTGTTGTACTTAAACAGCAGCAGAGCAAACGTACTTGAAAGTATATGCATAATTTTTCTGGTGCACTTTACAATGCACCCGACCTGTGTCTGTATGGCTTTTATGGCTAGTCGACTTGTGAAAGAGAGGATATTGATGCTGTACCTTTATGTTTAGTTTGATAATGACGTTCGATATCTACGGGCACGCGAGTCTGTGGCTGTTCCGACAGTCACGTTGAAGAATACGTCCGTGGATAAGACACCAACACTCGAACTGACGCAAGGAGAAGTGGCTGTCGTTACAGCGGAATTCGTTGTTCCTGGGGGCACTGCAAGCGTTGTCATTGGACtaagtatgtgtgtgtgtgtgtgtgtgtgtgtgtgtgtgtgtgtgtgtgtgtgtgtgtgtgtgtgtgtgtgtgtgttgtgtgtgtgtgtgtgtgtgtgtgtgtgtgtgtgtgtgtgtgtgtgtgtgtgttgtgtgtgtgtgtgtgtgtgtgtgtgtgtgtgtgtgtgtgtgtgtgtgtgtatgtgtgtgtcggtctgtctgtctgtctgtctgtgcgcacgtgtgtttgttagtgtgtgtgtgtgtgtgtgtgtgtgtgtgtgtgtgtgtgtgtgcgtgtgtgtgtgtgtgtgtgtgtgtgtgtgtgtgtgtgtgtgtatgtgtacgaGCGTGCGAGTGTGTGAGAGTACGAgcgtgcgtctgtgtgtgtgctcgcgcgCGATTGtgtcgtgtgtctgtgcgtgtgtgcgtctgtttgtatatatgtgtgcgagcgtgcgtgtgtgtgagtacgagcgtgcgtgcgtgtgtgtgtgtgtgtgcgtgcgcgggtttgtttgtatgtgtgtttgtttttgtgtgcgtgtgcgttcgTATAAGCCTGTACATCTCTAATATGTAGACATCGTCTCGTCGCCTAACAATCTTCATCCTCTCGAAGTCTTAAACGCCAGTGTCTCGGATGTTGCCGACATGACAATTTCCGGTGTGCAGACAATTTCAGTAGCTCCTAACACAAGTCAACCTCAATCCATCGTCTGGACTTTTCCCAAGGTCGTCAATCCACCAAGTGAGGACAATGTAAACGACACCATATCAGTTGAGGTATAGAAACTCTTTGcacttaatttaatttatttgttattggcgttgttgtgtgtatgtcgaATTGCTACTCACTTTATGTTTGCTGTAGGCTGTGGTTGTCGCTTCAAAGGATGTGGTTGGATTGAGTGATCCTCATGCAACGATGACGGCTTTTGCTGTCGTCGATAACTCGACGGTTTCGGGGTCGTCTGTCGTGTTCGAACTGGTAGCACCGAACTTGAGT
The sequence above is drawn from the Corticium candelabrum chromosome 8, ooCorCand1.1, whole genome shotgun sequence genome and encodes:
- the LOC134183450 gene encoding uncharacterized protein LOC134183450, with the protein product MTDLKRVVSAFCELLRFMGIGDLHPETLRCAKFNKVTSVEPLFTSLRVLVDMQSTEFFTGDSRAAFISRVMLKSAYGRDKFYKWLANAFSDNVSRDQSEVVEVGSRELLLAFVWLLWHMRIFDIYSFYIRRCFVCLTTSLPSSSSVCRIERTIKCPRDWWKWMEEQNLSIARESSNTVDKPSYNETDQYLVQQALTSRNKIAAIAKAVYSTEKGIAKLSSKTHKATERTGSISSGQPKHWSLNDVYLVRHPDLLRKCSHLLEKLIERLEKLVAWTQQSQLFWQWMESIVDVEHVEMTSGCTPHNDTTKRSQCILTNSSDIILPNRRSPVWTWHLRWVGSFPTKRVIGTTETETCSVKCKTEEVTAEVARLEAKLKGLQQQCKLHVDRVKGLFPELTFETCDIRLCKK